In the Xiamenia xianingshaonis genome, one interval contains:
- the purH gene encoding bifunctional phosphoribosylaminoimidazolecarboxamide formyltransferase/IMP cyclohydrolase, whose amino-acid sequence MTDPKVKRVLMSVTDKTGIVEFARALTEEFGCEVISTGGTAKVIAEAGVPVTPIDDVTQFPEMMDGRVKTLHPRVHGGLLAKRDNASHMAQAAEHGIEMIDMVVVNLYAFEKTVASGADFGTCIENIDIGGPSMLRSAAKNFESVAVVTRPETYDAVLDEMRANGGATLRDTRAKLALDVFRTTSAYDGAIAAWMGEQLEGAEPFPASRALRITKKQDLRYGENPHQSAAFYTRDDYAGAEHSLAHATQHQGKEMSYNNYLDVDAAWAAVREYENPACVIVKHLTPCGVCEDADLVAAYKRAHECDPVSAYGGVMAFNRPVNDDVVTAVFENKQFVECIIAPEFSQAALEMYAAKPNARLLSTGGVNPAGGEVEYRSVEGGLLVQDSDAVAEAADAADWTVPTDRKPTEEEMAELVFAWKACKSVKSNAILIAKDHASVGAGGGQPNRVNSARIAVEQAGEKAKGAVAASDAFFPFRDGFDVLAGAGVTAVVQPGGSIRDEEVIAAANEQGVAMVFTGHRHFRH is encoded by the coding sequence ATGACGGATCCCAAGGTTAAGCGAGTGCTCATGTCGGTGACCGACAAGACCGGCATCGTGGAATTTGCTCGCGCCCTTACAGAAGAGTTCGGGTGCGAGGTCATCTCCACCGGCGGCACGGCGAAGGTCATCGCCGAGGCCGGCGTTCCGGTGACGCCCATCGACGACGTCACGCAGTTCCCCGAGATGATGGACGGTCGCGTGAAGACGCTGCACCCGCGCGTGCACGGCGGGCTTCTGGCCAAGCGCGACAACGCCTCGCACATGGCGCAGGCGGCCGAGCACGGCATCGAAATGATCGACATGGTGGTCGTGAACCTGTACGCCTTCGAGAAGACGGTGGCGTCGGGGGCCGACTTTGGCACCTGCATCGAAAACATCGACATCGGCGGGCCTTCCATGCTGCGTTCCGCCGCGAAGAACTTCGAATCGGTCGCGGTGGTCACCCGTCCCGAAACGTATGACGCCGTTTTGGACGAGATGCGCGCCAACGGCGGCGCCACTTTGCGCGACACCCGTGCGAAGCTGGCCTTGGACGTGTTCCGCACCACGAGCGCCTACGACGGCGCCATCGCCGCGTGGATGGGCGAGCAGCTGGAAGGCGCCGAGCCGTTCCCGGCGTCCCGTGCGCTGCGCATTACGAAGAAGCAGGACCTGCGCTATGGCGAGAACCCGCACCAGTCCGCCGCGTTCTACACGCGCGACGACTATGCCGGCGCCGAGCATTCGCTGGCGCACGCCACGCAGCACCAGGGCAAGGAAATGTCGTACAACAACTACCTCGACGTGGACGCCGCCTGGGCGGCCGTGCGCGAGTATGAGAACCCCGCCTGCGTCATCGTGAAGCACTTGACGCCGTGCGGCGTGTGCGAAGACGCCGACCTGGTGGCCGCTTACAAGCGCGCCCACGAGTGCGACCCAGTGAGCGCCTACGGCGGCGTCATGGCCTTCAACCGCCCCGTGAACGACGACGTGGTGACGGCCGTCTTTGAGAACAAGCAGTTCGTGGAATGCATCATTGCGCCGGAGTTTTCGCAGGCCGCGCTTGAGATGTACGCCGCCAAGCCCAACGCCCGCCTGCTTTCGACCGGAGGCGTGAACCCGGCCGGCGGGGAAGTGGAATACCGCAGTGTGGAAGGCGGCCTGCTCGTGCAGGACAGCGACGCGGTCGCCGAGGCGGCCGACGCCGCCGACTGGACGGTGCCGACCGACCGCAAGCCCACCGAAGAGGAGATGGCCGAGCTGGTCTTTGCGTGGAAGGCGTGCAAGTCGGTGAAGTCCAACGCCATCCTCATTGCGAAGGACCATGCAAGTGTCGGCGCGGGTGGCGGCCAGCCCAACCGCGTGAACTCGGCCCGCATCGCGGTTGAGCAGGCCGGCGAGAAGGCGAAGGGCGCCGTGGCGGCCAGCGACGCGTTCTTCCCGTTCCGTGACGGCTTTGACGTGCTGGCCGGCGCCGGCGTGACGGCGGTCGTCCAGCCGGGCGGATCGATCCGCGACGAGGAGGTCATCGCCGCCGCCAACGAGCAGGGCGTGGCCATGGTGTTCACCGGACACCGCCATTTCCGCCACTAA
- a CDS encoding NifB/NifX family molybdenum-iron cluster-binding protein yields the protein MRIAVASDDLNVSTNVGRCTSYMCYTVDRGVITQCQNFPNPCLPPVSTAALLHNLGVDLLLSYSLDESVRRVLQEGGVEVVTGVTGTARGAVESYLAHWLLDGEALESEGEAPEELG from the coding sequence ATGAGAATCGCCGTTGCCAGCGACGACCTGAACGTCTCTACGAACGTCGGCCGTTGCACGAGCTATATGTGCTATACCGTCGATCGCGGCGTTATCACGCAATGCCAGAATTTCCCCAATCCGTGCCTGCCGCCCGTCTCGACGGCCGCGCTTTTGCACAATCTTGGCGTTGACCTGCTGCTTTCCTATTCTTTGGACGAATCCGTCCGTCGGGTGCTGCAAGAAGGCGGCGTGGAGGTGGTCACCGGCGTCACCGGCACGGCCCGCGGCGCCGTCGAAAGCTACCTGGCGCACTGGCTGCTTGACGGAGAAGCCCTCGAGTCCGAAGGCGAGGCGCCGGAGGAGCTTGGCTAG
- the purN gene encoding phosphoribosylglycinamide formyltransferase — translation MTEPLKIGVLLSGSGTNLQAIIDAVAADGLPVDIVSVVSSRPDAFGIERARAANIPCVALNRDVYADPLAADAKIVDVMREAGAEYLVMAGYMRKLTPVVLDAYPNRVLNLHPALLPAFPGAHAIQEAYDYGVKTTGVTVHFANEDYDKGPIIAQEPVRVEEGWTCDDLEAAIHAVEHGLYQRVLRDLAEGRVRLTDDGKVRIDAPEK, via the coding sequence ATGACCGAACCGTTGAAGATCGGGGTGCTGCTTTCCGGCAGCGGAACGAACCTGCAGGCCATCATCGACGCCGTTGCGGCCGACGGGCTGCCGGTGGACATCGTGAGCGTGGTGTCGTCGCGCCCGGACGCCTTTGGCATCGAGCGGGCGCGCGCGGCGAACATCCCGTGCGTGGCCCTCAACCGCGACGTGTACGCCGATCCTTTGGCGGCGGATGCGAAAATCGTCGACGTGATGCGAGAGGCGGGCGCAGAATACCTGGTCATGGCCGGATACATGCGCAAGCTCACGCCGGTGGTGCTCGACGCGTATCCCAACCGTGTGCTCAATCTGCATCCGGCGCTGCTGCCGGCGTTTCCCGGCGCCCACGCCATTCAGGAAGCGTACGACTACGGCGTGAAGACGACCGGCGTGACCGTGCACTTCGCCAACGAGGACTACGACAAAGGCCCGATCATCGCCCAAGAGCCGGTGCGGGTGGAGGAAGGCTGGACCTGCGACGATTTGGAGGCGGCCATCCACGCCGTCGAGCACGGGCTGTACCAGCGCGTGCTGCGTGATCTGGCCGAAGGTCGCGTGCGCCTGACCGATGACGGCAAGGTGCGCATCGACGCGCCGGAGAAGTAG
- a CDS encoding XdhC family protein has protein sequence MDKNRLLHIASELRAGRPAGLTCEDAPCFSAEATRGSAYLGPACVDAFNDALTADDAVVFERAARAVAEGDQAWIGFKVVFDADEAVHNVDNAVTKSYGEVGSADGEPLVFFCNDAKEVVAGRPYSPRDLFQMKDVTRGPSMHNEQFAGLTWASVPLFDKVRVWLLGASDAASEVAALAEHVGFDVVVVDYDEAYLNEKRFPTAQRVLLQGGSFDGLAELSAASEDYVCVLTRGHMFDPEACLWALAHDVHYVGMMGCAGKNNRVHDLVIEGGATEAQWERVKRPIGLKFGAKTPAELAVAIVGELVDVRYKQRYSEEARARHERDLGRE, from the coding sequence ATGGACAAGAACCGATTGCTTCACATTGCGTCCGAGCTGCGTGCCGGCCGACCTGCCGGGTTGACGTGCGAAGACGCTCCCTGCTTCAGCGCCGAGGCCACGCGCGGGTCGGCATACCTCGGCCCTGCGTGCGTTGACGCGTTCAACGACGCCTTGACGGCCGACGACGCCGTCGTGTTCGAGCGGGCCGCCCGCGCGGTGGCGGAAGGCGACCAGGCCTGGATCGGCTTCAAGGTGGTCTTCGACGCGGACGAGGCCGTGCACAACGTCGACAATGCGGTCACGAAGTCCTACGGCGAGGTCGGCTCGGCCGACGGGGAGCCGCTCGTGTTTTTCTGCAACGATGCCAAGGAGGTGGTCGCAGGCCGGCCCTATTCGCCGCGCGACCTGTTCCAGATGAAGGACGTCACGCGCGGGCCTTCGATGCACAACGAGCAGTTTGCGGGCTTGACCTGGGCGTCGGTGCCGCTGTTCGACAAGGTGCGCGTGTGGCTGCTCGGCGCGTCCGATGCGGCGAGCGAGGTCGCCGCGCTGGCCGAGCACGTGGGCTTCGACGTCGTGGTCGTCGACTATGATGAGGCGTATTTGAACGAGAAGCGCTTTCCGACGGCGCAGCGCGTGTTGTTGCAGGGCGGCTCGTTCGACGGGCTGGCCGAGCTTTCCGCTGCGTCCGAGGATTACGTCTGCGTGCTCACGCGCGGCCACATGTTCGACCCGGAGGCCTGTTTGTGGGCGCTTGCCCACGATGTGCACTACGTCGGCATGATGGGATGCGCCGGCAAGAACAACCGCGTGCACGACCTGGTGATCGAAGGCGGTGCGACCGAGGCGCAGTGGGAGCGCGTCAAGCGCCCCATCGGCCTGAAATTCGGCGCGAAAACTCCGGCAGAGCTGGCTGTCGCCATTGTCGGCGAGCTGGTGGATGTACGATACAAGCAGCGCTACAGCGAAGAGGCCCGAGCGCGTCACGAACGGGATTTGGGACGCGAGTAA
- a CDS encoding DEAD/DEAH box helicase has protein sequence MESFDTLGLSPRLLKAVGRLGYVTPTPVQAQAIPLVLDGRDVIAAAKTGTGKTAAFSLPALDRIPPRKGSHGPLVLAVTPTRELAQQIGEVCEAIAEETHHRVLTVVGGVSIGPQEKALARGIDVLVATPGRLLDLMNQKAVSLASVEILVLDEADRMLDMGFWPSVKRIVAQTPASRQTLLFSATIDGSIERTVGATLKDPAQVEIAHRGETADTVDQYLVRVPQNVKPDLLKAVLAARGAERVIVFARTRSRADSTCRRLKRAGFAAEAIHSDRSQNQRRRALDNFAAGRTDILVATDVLARGIDVEGVSYVVNYDLPMQPEDYIHRIGRTGRAGSRGFSVSFVTPETEPMLRDIEKLTKRTLVEMELPGFDMEAAIRAAEARTQQHAAQRDPEIQQAKREVAKRAKAKAKARERAQGERGAAAGRTSGRTKLQGAAGSAEQQRQKGRGAGKPGRQNGAGSPGRTPASAQKKPQKPASRGAAGKSDMRPGRSHRAAVASQRNRPQSRGRR, from the coding sequence ATGGAATCATTTGACACGCTTGGCCTGTCGCCGCGGCTGTTGAAGGCCGTCGGACGTCTTGGCTACGTTACGCCCACGCCCGTTCAGGCCCAGGCCATTCCGCTGGTGCTCGACGGGCGCGACGTCATCGCCGCCGCCAAGACCGGCACGGGCAAGACCGCCGCGTTTTCGCTGCCGGCGCTCGATCGCATCCCGCCTCGGAAGGGCAGCCACGGCCCGCTTGTGCTGGCGGTCACCCCCACGCGCGAGCTGGCCCAACAGATCGGGGAGGTGTGCGAGGCCATAGCAGAAGAGACGCACCATCGCGTGCTCACGGTGGTGGGAGGGGTATCCATCGGCCCGCAGGAAAAGGCGCTTGCCCGCGGCATCGACGTGCTGGTGGCCACGCCAGGGCGTCTGCTGGACTTGATGAACCAGAAGGCGGTGTCGCTCGCTTCGGTCGAAATCCTCGTGCTTGACGAGGCTGATCGCATGCTTGACATGGGCTTTTGGCCGTCGGTGAAGCGCATCGTCGCCCAGACGCCTGCATCGCGCCAGACGCTGCTGTTCTCGGCCACCATCGACGGGTCCATCGAGCGCACGGTGGGCGCCACGTTGAAGGACCCGGCCCAGGTGGAGATCGCGCACCGCGGCGAAACGGCCGACACGGTGGACCAGTACCTCGTGCGCGTGCCGCAGAACGTGAAGCCGGATCTGCTGAAGGCCGTGCTGGCCGCTCGCGGCGCCGAGCGCGTCATCGTGTTCGCGCGCACCCGCTCGCGCGCCGATTCGACGTGCCGTCGGCTGAAGCGGGCGGGCTTTGCGGCCGAGGCTATCCATTCCGATCGCAGCCAAAACCAGCGACGTCGCGCGCTCGACAACTTCGCGGCGGGTCGCACTGACATTCTGGTGGCGACCGACGTGCTTGCCCGCGGCATCGACGTGGAGGGCGTGTCGTACGTGGTGAACTACGATTTGCCGATGCAGCCCGAAGACTACATCCATCGCATCGGACGCACGGGTCGCGCCGGGTCGAGGGGCTTTTCCGTGTCGTTCGTGACGCCCGAGACCGAGCCGATGCTGCGCGACATCGAGAAGCTGACGAAGCGCACGCTTGTCGAGATGGAGCTGCCCGGCTTCGACATGGAGGCGGCGATACGGGCGGCCGAAGCGCGCACGCAGCAGCATGCGGCGCAGCGCGACCCCGAGATCCAGCAGGCGAAGCGCGAGGTCGCAAAGCGGGCGAAGGCGAAAGCGAAGGCGCGGGAGCGTGCCCAGGGCGAGCGCGGCGCTGCGGCGGGCCGCACGTCGGGGCGCACGAAGCTGCAGGGAGCGGCGGGCTCGGCCGAGCAGCAGCGCCAGAAAGGCCGGGGCGCGGGCAAGCCGGGCAGACAAAACGGCGCGGGCTCGCCCGGGCGGACGCCGGCGTCGGCGCAGAAGAAGCCTCAGAAGCCGGCGTCGCGTGGGGCGGCGGGGAAGTCCGACATGCGGCCGGGCCGGTCGCACCGGGCGGCCGTCGCAAGCCAGCGCAACCGCCCGCAGTCGCGCGGTCGGCGATAG
- a CDS encoding undecaprenyl-diphosphate phosphatase — protein MILEALKALLIGIVEGVTEWLPISSTGHMILVDEFVKFDVSPEFMELFLVVIQIGAIMAVLILYFHKLNPFSPRKTPAERTSTWRLWGMVVIGCIPAAVFGFALDDWVTEHFYNKVTVACMLIVYGVVFIVIERRNRRRLQTAAEDAKALHGKHARIATGDGDAGAGLFRVRTVDDIDCKTALKIGLFQVLAIVPGTSRSGATIIGGMLCGCSRTAAAEFTFFLAIPVMLGWGLVKVAKFALAGLAMTQTEVVVLAVGVATAFLMSVVSIKFLMGYIKNNDFTAFGWYRIVIGLLVLGYFALEVQGILP, from the coding sequence ATGATTCTCGAAGCACTGAAGGCCCTGCTCATCGGCATTGTCGAGGGCGTCACCGAATGGCTGCCCATCTCGTCGACCGGGCACATGATCCTCGTCGACGAGTTCGTGAAGTTCGACGTTTCGCCCGAGTTCATGGAGCTGTTCCTCGTCGTCATCCAAATTGGCGCCATCATGGCCGTCCTCATTTTGTACTTCCACAAGCTCAACCCCTTCTCGCCGCGCAAAACGCCGGCCGAGCGCACGAGCACGTGGCGGCTGTGGGGCATGGTCGTCATCGGCTGCATCCCCGCCGCCGTCTTCGGGTTTGCCCTGGATGACTGGGTCACCGAGCACTTCTATAATAAAGTAACGGTCGCCTGCATGCTCATCGTGTACGGCGTCGTGTTCATCGTCATCGAGCGGCGCAACCGTCGCCGATTGCAAACGGCCGCCGAAGACGCCAAAGCCCTGCACGGCAAGCACGCCCGCATCGCAACGGGCGACGGCGACGCGGGCGCCGGCCTGTTCCGCGTGCGCACCGTCGACGACATCGACTGCAAGACGGCGCTCAAGATCGGCCTGTTCCAAGTGCTCGCCATCGTGCCCGGCACAAGCCGCTCGGGCGCCACCATCATCGGCGGCATGCTGTGCGGCTGCTCGCGCACGGCGGCGGCGGAGTTCACGTTTTTCCTGGCCATACCCGTCATGCTGGGCTGGGGGCTCGTGAAGGTTGCGAAATTCGCGCTCGCAGGGCTGGCCATGACGCAGACGGAGGTCGTCGTGCTGGCCGTAGGCGTCGCGACGGCGTTTCTCATGTCGGTCGTGTCCATCAAGTTCCTCATGGGCTACATCAAGAACAACGACTTCACGGCGTTCGGCTGGTACCGCATCGTCATCGGGCTTTTGGTGCTGGGCTATTTCGCGCTGGAAGTGCAGGGCATTCTGCCGTAA
- a CDS encoding deoxyribonuclease IV: MDAPAADAFVIGCHLSSAKGYAAMAADAASIGASTFQFFTRNPRGGKAKTIDPADVAAFRTRADNAGIERFLAHAPYTMNPAAAKPETRAFALELLADDLVRMEHTPGQLYNMHPGCHVKQGAEAGIELIADALNQTLAPEQTTTLLLETMAGKGTEIGGTFEELRAIIDRVELHGQLGVCLDTCHVWDAGYDIAGDLDGVLEAFDRTIGLGRLRAVHLNDSKNPRGSHKDRHEKIGHGHIGLAAFERIINHEALRDLPFFLETPQDSLAGWGEEIALLKSLRS, translated from the coding sequence ATGGACGCACCCGCCGCAGACGCCTTCGTCATCGGATGCCACCTGTCGAGCGCCAAAGGCTATGCCGCCATGGCCGCCGACGCCGCATCCATCGGCGCGAGCACGTTCCAGTTCTTCACGCGCAACCCGCGCGGCGGCAAGGCGAAGACCATCGACCCGGCCGACGTCGCCGCCTTCCGCACCCGCGCCGACAACGCCGGCATCGAGCGCTTCTTGGCCCATGCGCCCTACACGATGAACCCGGCCGCCGCCAAGCCCGAAACGCGCGCCTTCGCCCTCGAGCTGCTCGCCGACGACCTTGTCCGCATGGAGCACACGCCCGGACAGCTTTACAACATGCACCCCGGCTGCCACGTGAAGCAAGGCGCCGAAGCGGGCATCGAGCTCATCGCCGACGCGCTCAACCAAACCCTCGCGCCCGAGCAGACGACGACGCTGCTGCTGGAAACCATGGCGGGAAAAGGAACCGAGATCGGCGGCACGTTCGAAGAGCTGCGAGCCATCATCGACCGCGTGGAGCTGCACGGCCAGCTAGGCGTATGTCTGGACACATGCCACGTATGGGATGCCGGCTACGACATCGCGGGCGACCTCGACGGCGTGCTGGAAGCCTTTGACCGCACGATCGGGCTTGGCCGTTTGCGGGCCGTCCACTTGAACGACTCGAAAAACCCGCGCGGTTCGCACAAGGACCGCCACGAAAAGATCGGGCACGGACACATCGGCCTCGCCGCATTTGAGCGCATCATCAACCACGAAGCCTTGCGCGACCTGCCGTTTTTCCTGGAAACGCCGCAAGATTCTCTGGCCGGCTGGGGCGAAGAGATCGCCCTGCTGAAGAGCCTGCGGTCTTAG